From one Trueperella pyogenes genomic stretch:
- a CDS encoding carbohydrate ABC transporter permease — MEISRKNRRIVKTIGVTVGLILGALFAAAPVVWMISSSFKSNPEIFAWPPKLVTESFSLEAYKSILNDSEKIRFFLNSYFVAGSVTVLTLMVAILAAYAFSRYSFPGKRAINVIVVSVQAVPPITLLIPYFGLVVALRMYDTYRGLIFTYMIFTLPYAIIMMTGYFNTLPTSLDEAAKVDGCSSFRTLWRVLVPLSIPGITSVGIYTFMIAWNEYLFALTLTQSISMRTVPIGIQLLMGQHSYEWNEMMAMSVLGSIPVVLLFVLFQRFFIGGMTAGAIKD; from the coding sequence ATGGAAATCTCGCGAAAGAATCGCAGGATTGTTAAGACCATAGGGGTGACAGTTGGCCTAATTCTTGGCGCGTTGTTTGCTGCCGCGCCGGTGGTATGGATGATTTCCTCATCATTTAAGTCGAATCCAGAAATATTTGCCTGGCCGCCGAAACTGGTTACTGAGAGCTTCTCTCTCGAGGCGTATAAGTCTATTCTGAATGACAGTGAGAAGATCCGCTTCTTTTTAAACTCCTATTTTGTAGCTGGAAGCGTGACGGTACTGACGCTAATGGTCGCCATCTTGGCAGCCTATGCATTCTCGCGCTACAGCTTTCCAGGAAAACGAGCCATCAATGTGATTGTCGTGTCGGTTCAAGCTGTGCCGCCAATTACCTTGTTGATCCCATACTTTGGTCTTGTAGTTGCATTACGGATGTATGACACATATAGGGGGCTGATATTTACCTATATGATCTTTACTCTGCCATACGCAATCATCATGATGACGGGGTACTTCAACACCCTCCCGACTTCACTGGACGAGGCTGCGAAAGTTGATGGTTGCAGCTCTTTCCGCACCCTGTGGAGAGTGCTCGTGCCACTATCAATCCCGGGGATTACCTCAGTTGGTATCTACACTTTCATGATTGCATGGAATGAGTATCTATTTGCGCTGACTCTGACGCAGTCGATCAGCATGCGTACAGTCCCCATCGGTATCCAACTTTTGATGGGACAACATTCATACGAGTGGAACGAGATGATGGCGATGAGTGTGCTCGGTTCAATTCCTGTCGTTTTGCTTTTCGTTCTTTTTCAAAGGTTCTTTATTGGAGGTATGACGGCAGGCGCGATTAAAGACTAA
- a CDS encoding ABC transporter substrate-binding protein yields the protein MKVPRLSRAVAIGAAAALALGLSGCGGESNNSASEKNGEITLKFSQWWEPELPEGSLRGLMDQFEKDNPGIKVELISGPYASTKEQMVAGAASHTMADVVGLDGAWVSDFAKQGAIADLSSIMSGAGYDEKQLASQIKVDDKTFMIPVVNFAYPMFTNTDLLKKAGVEKAPDTRADFAETAKKVKSSTGANGWVIPLSLEAPNGVQNDVMSWVWATGGSMLTGGKPAVTNNEVKSTLEFIKTLWDDGVVAPGAYTMKEQDKVEEFSNGRVAMMIDSLAHINLIRKNNPNLNFDISAMPATDNYSGKRGMAYASWGIGVSANTKYQDAAWKLVEFLLSPEANAKLCEQAHAFPGNVRAKPNFDSEDPLFQKAFQIWSDGVPANEFTGLPVAEELMRAFSQNLQKALEGSISIDDALKAVQSEWESKF from the coding sequence ATGAAAGTGCCAAGGCTGTCGCGTGCAGTCGCTATCGGAGCCGCAGCGGCTCTCGCACTAGGTCTTAGTGGATGTGGCGGAGAGTCAAATAATTCTGCTTCAGAGAAGAACGGAGAAATTACACTAAAGTTCTCGCAGTGGTGGGAACCCGAGCTTCCAGAAGGTTCTTTACGGGGCCTGATGGATCAGTTCGAAAAGGACAATCCTGGAATTAAGGTTGAGCTAATCTCTGGCCCCTACGCAAGCACAAAGGAACAGATGGTAGCAGGTGCCGCATCGCACACTATGGCCGATGTGGTCGGTTTGGATGGCGCGTGGGTCAGCGATTTCGCCAAGCAGGGCGCAATTGCCGACCTGAGCAGCATCATGTCAGGCGCTGGTTACGATGAGAAGCAGCTCGCGAGTCAAATCAAAGTTGACGATAAGACATTCATGATTCCAGTTGTCAACTTTGCGTATCCAATGTTCACCAATACTGACCTACTCAAGAAGGCTGGAGTAGAAAAAGCCCCTGATACCCGTGCTGATTTTGCAGAAACTGCGAAGAAAGTAAAGAGTTCTACTGGTGCAAATGGTTGGGTCATTCCTCTCTCTCTTGAAGCACCTAACGGGGTCCAAAATGACGTGATGTCATGGGTTTGGGCAACAGGTGGCTCGATGCTGACGGGAGGAAAGCCTGCTGTGACTAACAATGAAGTTAAGTCGACACTCGAATTCATCAAAACGCTCTGGGATGATGGTGTTGTAGCTCCTGGTGCCTACACCATGAAGGAGCAGGACAAAGTTGAGGAATTCTCGAACGGCCGTGTGGCTATGATGATTGATTCCCTCGCACATATTAATCTTATTCGTAAGAATAACCCGAACCTCAACTTCGATATTTCCGCGATGCCAGCAACGGACAATTATTCTGGCAAGCGCGGAATGGCTTATGCATCTTGGGGTATTGGGGTCTCAGCTAATACAAAGTACCAGGACGCTGCATGGAAATTGGTTGAGTTCCTTCTTTCGCCCGAAGCAAATGCCAAGCTATGTGAACAAGCGCATGCTTTCCCTGGAAATGTTAGGGCAAAGCCTAACTTCGATTCGGAAGACCCGCTGTTCCAGAAAGCTTTCCAGATTTGGTCCGACGGCGTTCCTGCGAATGAGTTTACGGGGTTGCCAGTAGCAGAGGAACTAATGCGTGCGTTCAGCCAGAACCTTCAGAAGGCCCTTGAAGGCAGCATCTCTATCGATGACGCATTGAAAGCGGTGCAATCGGAATGGGAAAGCAAATTCTAG
- a CDS encoding DeoR/GlpR family DNA-binding transcription regulator yields the protein MVDQRLLPRTRQAELAKRILSEGHMTVADLAAEFDVSADTIRRDLYVLDKAGTIVRAHGGAMNPLSIAKPDTRVDVRLKFKNDEKIAIAKTVADLIPDQSTLIVNGGTTTLQLAHALRDHRDLTIATNNLRFPQIIPANCFQDLYVFGGRVRSQMETTVGKLELPHGDLTQPVDFKADYAVIGVGGIVTDGYVTSNLAEGGMIAEMIAHSAIPIIVADDTKFNRSLFANIGPLSVAKYLVTNAEPPEDLNTALISNGVKVVIASL from the coding sequence ATGGTTGACCAACGATTACTGCCTCGCACACGTCAAGCTGAGTTAGCAAAGCGCATTTTAAGCGAGGGGCATATGACTGTAGCTGATCTTGCTGCTGAATTTGATGTCTCCGCCGATACGATCCGTCGAGATCTTTACGTACTCGATAAAGCGGGAACAATTGTACGCGCGCACGGTGGAGCCATGAATCCACTTTCCATCGCAAAACCAGACACCCGAGTCGATGTCCGACTGAAATTCAAGAATGACGAGAAGATCGCTATTGCAAAAACTGTTGCGGATCTGATCCCCGATCAGTCAACGTTAATCGTCAACGGCGGAACTACCACGCTCCAGCTTGCACATGCTCTCCGTGATCATCGAGATCTCACAATTGCCACTAACAATCTACGATTTCCCCAGATAATCCCTGCTAACTGCTTCCAGGACTTATATGTTTTCGGCGGACGCGTCCGTTCTCAAATGGAGACCACTGTAGGCAAACTTGAGCTTCCGCACGGAGATCTCACACAGCCCGTTGATTTCAAGGCAGATTATGCGGTAATTGGCGTAGGGGGAATCGTCACGGATGGCTACGTTACGTCTAACCTCGCAGAAGGTGGCATGATCGCGGAGATGATTGCCCATTCTGCTATCCCGATTATCGTCGCTGATGACACGAAGTTTAATCGAAGTCTTTTTGCGAATATCGGCCCCCTTTCGGTTGCAAAATATCTAGTTACAAATGCAGAGCCACCCGAGGATCTCAATACAGCGTTGATATCAAACGGTGTAAAAGTTGTAATCGCATCTCTTTAA
- a CDS encoding carbohydrate ABC transporter permease: MGVTEMVRIPRYKKKFRGAVPYIYLSPVLVLLVVLMAIPIGMVMWYSLMDNVIMNKNPQFVGFDNYAQVLADPVFLTAVKNSAIFIVASVLAHMSIGLAFAMMLNTSLLPRAALTFFRTLYVLPWLLTVAIIAVLWRLILNPNGVANYLLVSLGVIDANNEWLSDPNTALVALCVINIWAGYPFFMISLLAGLQGIPTQLYEAAEVDGAGAIRKFLSITLPQLRPILISMALLDVIWTSQQFALIWMTTGGGPIDRTEVLPTYTYKLAFSTYQFSLASASAVIILILSMIMAAFYVRHQKASN; this comes from the coding sequence GTGGGAGTGACAGAAATGGTGAGGATACCGAGATACAAGAAAAAGTTCAGGGGTGCCGTACCTTATATCTACCTGAGTCCCGTGCTGGTTCTTCTCGTCGTATTGATGGCAATCCCTATCGGCATGGTGATGTGGTATTCCTTGATGGACAACGTCATCATGAATAAAAATCCTCAGTTTGTCGGGTTTGATAATTATGCACAAGTACTCGCTGATCCCGTTTTCCTCACAGCGGTAAAAAATAGCGCGATTTTCATCGTTGCTTCGGTGCTCGCCCATATGAGTATTGGCCTGGCATTTGCGATGATGCTCAATACTTCGCTGCTACCTAGAGCCGCTCTGACTTTTTTCCGCACACTTTATGTCCTCCCATGGCTTCTAACGGTTGCAATTATTGCTGTCTTGTGGAGGCTGATTCTCAATCCGAACGGCGTTGCCAACTATCTACTTGTGTCCTTGGGGGTGATAGATGCAAATAATGAATGGCTCAGCGATCCTAATACTGCACTTGTCGCATTGTGCGTCATAAATATCTGGGCAGGGTATCCATTTTTTATGATCAGTCTTTTGGCGGGCTTGCAAGGTATTCCGACTCAGCTGTATGAGGCAGCTGAGGTCGATGGGGCGGGAGCTATCAGAAAATTTCTTTCCATTACGTTGCCGCAGCTGCGTCCGATTCTTATCTCTATGGCATTGCTCGACGTCATCTGGACGTCCCAGCAATTTGCCCTGATTTGGATGACGACGGGCGGCGGGCCGATTGACAGAACGGAAGTGTTACCTACATACACCTATAAGTTAGCGTTCTCTACTTATCAGTTTTCCTTAGCCTCGGCGAGCGCAGTCATTATCCTGATTCTTTCAATGATCATGGCAGCCTTTTATGTTCGCCACCAGAAAGCGAGTAACTAA
- a CDS encoding ketose-bisphosphate aldolase codes for MLVSGQEILEVASDKGFAVPAFNISDYSMMLGIFDICEELEAPHIVAIHPDEMKHIRRDLMSSIIERAMRSSVPTAIHWDHGATYEEMLMAFQYGFTSVMIDASMKPFEENMELTKKVVEAAHAVGVSVEAELGTIGKTDGYAEAGSDDIIYTVPEDAARFVEYTGTDSLAIAIGTRHGLYPADLQPELRLDLLDEIDGIVDVPLVLHGGSNNPDDEIGQAAKRGINKINISSDIKVAYYVKMREVLQDTALREPNVIQPPAREAMKSVAAHKIRLFGAEGMAKEY; via the coding sequence ATGCTAGTTTCCGGTCAAGAAATTCTTGAAGTAGCGTCGGACAAAGGATTTGCCGTACCCGCTTTTAATATATCCGACTACTCAATGATGTTAGGCATTTTCGATATCTGCGAGGAGCTAGAAGCTCCGCATATCGTGGCGATTCATCCCGATGAAATGAAACATATTCGTAGGGATCTGATGTCGTCAATTATCGAACGGGCTATGAGATCATCTGTCCCTACTGCGATACATTGGGATCACGGTGCGACCTACGAAGAAATGCTCATGGCGTTTCAATATGGTTTCACATCAGTCATGATCGACGCTTCTATGAAACCCTTTGAAGAGAATATGGAGTTGACCAAGAAGGTTGTCGAGGCTGCACACGCTGTAGGGGTCTCTGTAGAAGCTGAGCTGGGCACCATCGGAAAAACGGATGGATACGCCGAAGCTGGATCGGATGACATTATTTACACTGTCCCTGAAGATGCTGCACGCTTTGTTGAATATACAGGTACTGATTCGCTGGCGATAGCAATTGGAACTCGCCACGGATTATATCCTGCAGATCTCCAACCAGAGTTGCGGCTGGATCTACTCGATGAAATCGACGGAATTGTTGATGTACCGCTCGTTTTGCACGGTGGGTCTAACAATCCAGATGACGAAATAGGTCAGGCTGCAAAGCGTGGAATCAACAAGATTAACATTTCGTCTGATATTAAAGTTGCCTATTACGTCAAGATGCGCGAGGTCCTTCAGGATACTGCACTGCGCGAGCCGAATGTTATTCAGCCTCCTGCTCGTGAAGCGATGAAGAGCGTTGCTGCACACAAAATTCGACTTTTTGGCGCTGAGGGAATGGCGAAGGAATACTGA
- a CDS encoding ROK family protein: protein MPAATSQNLRISNLSLVLRTILSAESPISRAQVAQRTDLTRATVSRLVSDLVDWNLLTELPALAGATGRPSVPLTASSLTYVCIGLEINIHYLSVVVLDLSGMVAFSAIKSGNYRNSTPKVVFNELETLLSQWQYPASTRIVGVTLCVPGLVDKQTSTIITAPNLGWEQVKTDTLPIFGVSAQKQVVNEADASAFSFLYERPGAPSSEQSFVYMSGEVGIGASIAINGELFTGKNGWAGEIGHMCIDPNGPQCGCGANGCLEQYAGEASLLRNFPAGTSVNDLVMAFKHGSSIARDAVDLASTSLGRALANALNLLDLDLVILGGNLSILFPHMENLLSAEIQYRVLSSRWSNLRIRTSKHGQLTAARGACLMAFHSFLREPVVGES from the coding sequence ATGCCTGCGGCCACATCACAGAATCTCCGCATCTCCAATTTGTCTCTCGTGTTACGGACAATTCTAAGCGCCGAAAGTCCTATCTCTCGCGCGCAAGTTGCGCAACGAACGGATTTAACTCGTGCGACGGTTTCTCGATTAGTAAGCGACCTCGTCGACTGGAATCTACTGACAGAACTTCCTGCACTAGCAGGAGCGACAGGACGTCCCTCGGTGCCGCTCACTGCAAGCAGCTTGACGTATGTGTGCATCGGCTTAGAGATAAATATTCACTACCTTTCCGTAGTAGTACTCGATCTTTCTGGAATGGTGGCGTTTTCCGCAATAAAGTCTGGAAACTATCGAAATTCAACCCCTAAAGTGGTATTCAACGAGTTAGAGACTTTACTGTCACAATGGCAATATCCAGCGTCTACTCGTATCGTTGGCGTCACCTTGTGCGTGCCGGGGCTCGTTGATAAGCAGACTTCAACGATCATCACTGCGCCTAATCTGGGTTGGGAGCAAGTAAAGACAGATACGCTTCCTATATTTGGCGTTTCTGCACAAAAGCAGGTGGTCAATGAGGCTGATGCTAGCGCTTTCTCGTTTTTGTATGAGAGGCCAGGAGCTCCGTCTTCCGAACAGTCTTTCGTATACATGTCGGGTGAAGTAGGAATTGGGGCATCCATCGCAATAAACGGAGAACTATTCACAGGTAAGAATGGCTGGGCGGGCGAGATTGGGCATATGTGTATCGACCCAAATGGCCCTCAGTGTGGCTGTGGGGCTAACGGCTGTTTGGAACAGTATGCGGGAGAAGCTAGCCTCTTGCGCAATTTCCCGGCAGGGACATCGGTTAATGATCTTGTGATGGCATTTAAACACGGTAGTAGTATCGCCCGAGATGCGGTCGATCTAGCAAGTACTTCCCTCGGTCGGGCTTTAGCAAATGCTCTCAACTTACTGGATCTAGATCTGGTTATCCTGGGCGGAAATTTAAGTATCCTGTTCCCGCATATGGAAAATCTCCTGTCGGCCGAGATTCAATATCGTGTTCTTTCCTCGCGCTGGTCTAACTTGCGAATTCGTACATCAAAGCACGGGCAATTAACCGCAGCTCGTGGTGCTTGTCTGATGGCCTTCCACAGTTTTCTGCGCGAGCCTGTCGTCGGTGAAAGCTGA